One window of Misgurnus anguillicaudatus chromosome 13, ASM2758022v2, whole genome shotgun sequence genomic DNA carries:
- the LOC129430462 gene encoding L-rhamnose-binding lectin CSL3 has product MYTFNMLVPKPSWITLLLFLCQHDVMGRNALVCEGDTANLLCSEGHIKVSEANYGRTDRTTCSEGRPESQMGNVHCIQETSIQKMSLRCDGKKSCSVPAKNSIFSDPCHGIYKYLDVTYECIPSKRAVICEHNQNEISCDSGLILIQYANYGRRDRTTCPNQHATSDCYSSQIKRLQSSCNGRRTCSLFASNSVFGDPCYGVYKYLEVTYSCEPGD; this is encoded by the exons ATGTACACGTTTAACATGCTGGTACCAAAACCAAGCTGGATTACTT TGCTGCTGTTTCTCTGCCAGCATG ATGTAATGGGAAGGAATGCCTTGGTATGTGAGGGTGACACTGCAAACCTCCTGTGTT CCGAGGGTCACATTAAAGTCTCTGAAGCCAACTATGGGCGGACCGACAGGACAACATGCTCTGAGGGGAGACCAGAGAGTCAGATGGGCAATGTTCATTGCATCCAAGAAACATCCATCCAAAAGATGTCCCTTAG ATGTGACGGGAAAAAAAGCTGCTCTGTTCCTGCAAAAAACTCAATTTTCTCCGACCCGTGTCATGGAATTTATAAATACCTTGATGTGACCTACGAGTGTATCCCAAGTA aGAGGGCTGTTATCTGTGAGCATAACCAAAATGAAATTTCATGTG ATTCTGGTCTTATACTGATTCAATATGCTAATTATGGACGGAGAGACCGAACAACCTGCCCTAATCAACATGCAACATCCGACTGTTATTCTTCTCAGATTAAACGCCTTCAATCGAG CTGCAATGGAAGGAGGACATGCTCTCTTTTTGCTTCGAATTCTGTCTTTGGTGATCCATGTTATGGTGTTTATAAGTACTTGGAGGTGACTTACAGCT GTGAACCAGGTGACTAA